GCGAAGATGTCTATGATTTCGTTCTTCACAAGCGTCAATGGATGGCGGGTTCCCAAGCCGACAGGATAAGCCGTGCGTGTGAGGTCGATGTCGTCGCTCTGCGCTTCCTTCGTTTCAAGGCTCTCTTTCAAGTCGTTGATTTTATCCTGCGCAATGGTCTTCAGTTCATTGATTTTCATACCGACTGCCTTCTTCTGATCGGCAGCTACGTTACGAAATTCATTCATCAACGCATTAATCTCGCCTTTTTTGCTGAGATATTTCAGACGAAGCAGTTCCACCTCTTCAGCATTTTTAGCCGAAATGGTGCTTACTTCTTTCAGGAGTTCTTCTATCTTTTCTAAGATCATATTCTTGAATTTTAGTGCAAAGGTACAATTTATAATTTGAACGAGGAAGACACCATAAGAAAAAATGTGCTTTTACTACATTATTAAAAATAAATATCGTACTTTTGTACAAAATTTGAGAACTAAGATTATTATGAGAAAAGCAGTTTTATTCGTTGTTGTAATCTGTGCAGCGATGATAGTTGTAACTACCGGCTGTACGAACAAGAAGCCAGAGGTGGTGGATACCCCACAAGTTGCTACGGCATTGATGGACACTACTGTGAACGATTCCATTGATTCAGTAATGGCAGTAGTTGAGGAAACGCCTATGCCAAAGGCTGCCGACCAGTTGTTCGACGATTTCTTCTTCAATTTTATGTCCAGTAAGAAATTGCAGTTGGCACGCACGAACTTCCCCTTACAGGTAATTGACGGAAAAAAGACAACTACCATCGAGAAGAAGAACTGGAAAATGGACCACTTCTATCGCTCACAGGACTATTACACTTTGATTTTTGACGACGAGAAGCAGATGGAAATTTCAAAATCTACTGAAATCGACAGTGTGATAGTAGAAAAGATCCACCTGAAAGCAGGCAAGGTGGACCAGTACTGCTTTGACCATTTCGACGGAAAATGGAAGTTGAACCAGATACGCAAGGTTACGTTTGATGATAACCACAACGGTTCTTTCCTGCACTTTTTGCCAAAACTGT
The Prevotella sp. HUN102 genome window above contains:
- a CDS encoding DUF4348 domain-containing protein produces the protein MRKAVLFVVVICAAMIVVTTGCTNKKPEVVDTPQVATALMDTTVNDSIDSVMAVVEETPMPKAADQLFDDFFFNFMSSKKLQLARTNFPLQVIDGKKTTTIEKKNWKMDHFYRSQDYYTLIFDDEKQMEISKSTEIDSVIVEKIHLKAGKVDQYCFDHFDGKWKLNQIRKVTFDDNHNGSFLHFLPKLFAGKDVSCIKNPLPFYGPNPETGEGDNINTTIPASAWKDYVSVPNDMIYNVLYGQKNKESNQKILTFRGLANGIETQLIFKKKGNRWQLVKINAA